Proteins encoded by one window of Vigna radiata var. radiata cultivar VC1973A chromosome 5, Vradiata_ver6, whole genome shotgun sequence:
- the LOC106762215 gene encoding protein LAZ1 isoform X2, producing the protein MNNTSILIQLVSSPPTWATVIAAAFLLTTLTLSMYLLFEHLSAYKNPEEQKFLIGVILMVPCYSIESFVSLVNPSIGVDCEILRDCYESFAMYCFGRYLVACLGGEERTIQFMERQARLSVKIPLLQHSSDKATINHPFPLNYFFKPWKLGHRFYQIVKFGIVQYMLIKAFTAILAVILEAFGVYCEGEFKVGCGYPYTAVVLNFSQSWALYCLVQFYTVTKDELAHIKPLAKFLTFKSIVFLTWWQGVAIALLCTFGLFKSPIAQGLQFKSSVQDFIICIEMGIASIVHLYVFPAKPYELMGDRFPGSVSVLGDYSADCPLDPDEIRDSERPTKLRLPTPDDDTKSGMTIRESVRDVVIGGGGYVSIPKFANITTLLLFLWACGIS; encoded by the exons ATGAACAACACCAGCATTCTCATCCAATTGGTTTCCTCGCCTCCCACATGGGCAACTGTAATCGCAGCCGCATTTCTCCTCACTACCCTCACCCTCTCCATGTATCTTCTGTTCGAGCATCTTTCCGCTTACAAGAATCCCGAGGAGCAGAAGTTTTTGATTGGGGTTATCCTTATGGTTCCCTGTTATTCTATTGAATCG TTTGTATCATTGGTCAATCCATCAATCGGGGTCGATTGCGAGATTCTCCGGGACTGCTATGAATCCTTTGCCATGTATTGCTTTGGAAGATACCTTGTTGCCTGCCTTGGTGGCGAGGAACGGACCATTCAGTTTATGGAAAGACAGGCTCGTCTCTCTGTTAAAATTCCTCTTCTGCAACATTCTTCTGACAAGGCCACTATTAACCATCCCTTTCCTCTCAACTACTTCTTTAAACCCTGGAAACTCGGTCATCGCTTCTACCAAATTGTTAAATTTGGCATTGTTCAATAT ATGCTAATCAAAGCTTTCACTGCTATTCTCGCTGTAATTCTTGAAGCCTTTGGAGTCTACTGTGAAGGAGAATTTAAAGTAGGATGTGG GTATCCTTATACGGCAGTNGTTCTGAATTTTAGTCAGTCGTGGGCTTTGTACTGCCTTGTTCAGTTTTATACTGTTACAAAGGATGAACTGGCTCATATAAAACCGTTGGCCAAGTTTTTGACATTTAAATCAATTGTGTTCCTCACTTGGTGGCAAGGTGTGGCAATTGCTCTCCTGTGCACCTTTGGTCTGTTCAAAAGTCCCATTGCTCAAGGCTTGCAGTTCAAGTCAAGTGTCCAAGATTTCATCATTTGCATTGAG ATGGGAATTGCTTCCATAGTTCACCTGTATGTGTTTCCAGCCAAGCCTTATGAGCTAATGGGAGACCGCTTTCCTGGAAGCGTTTCAGTTCTGGGAGATTACTCTGCTGACTGTCCTCTGGACCCTGATGAAATTAGGGACAGTGAGAGACCCACAAAGCTGCGTCTTCCTACACCAGATGATGATACCAAGAGTGGGATGACAATTAGAGAGAGTGTTCGTGATGTTGTTATTGGTGGTGGTGGATATGTAAGTATCCCGAAGTTTGCTAATATAACAACATTGCTTCTTTTTCTCTGGGCATGTGGTATTAGTTAA
- the LOC106760513 gene encoding protein MAIN-LIKE 1-like, with the protein MAFARHLPVDMSLLRLQDKHVVKAIWEGTERVLRPRRHAIWISKHVDELDERVMNILQATGFDHILKVSNMEINHVLVTALVERWRIETHTFHFPVGESTIALEDVALQLGLPIEGNVVTGLSSGPLHLFCEQLLGQLPPENTVRGNRIKLSWLNNTFRQLPYDATDVVVQQYARAYILIVIGSILMPDTSASMVHLMYLPLLADLDNVRSYSWASAALSCLYRALDHGTRLDQDNIRGCMILLSLGHGKE; encoded by the coding sequence ATGGCTTTTGCACGTCATCTACCNGTTGATATGTCTCTTTTGCGTCTCCAAGACAAGCACGTGGTGAAGGCAATTTGGGAAGGAACTGAAAGAGTTCTTCGACCGAGAAGACATGCAATATGGATATCAAAGCATGTGGACGAGCTCGATGAAAGAGTGATGAACATCCTACAAGCAACCGGATTTGaccatattttaaaagtatcaaATATGGAAATAAATCACGTACTAGTCACTGCTTTGGTGGAAAGGTGGAGAATTGAGACTCATACTTTCCACTTCCCTGTAGGAGAAAGTACAATAGCACTCGAAGACGTCGCACTCCAACTAGGTCTTCCGATTGAAGGTAATGTTGTGACTGGCTTGAGCAGTGGACCTCTACATTTATTTTGTGAACAACTACTAGGACAACTTCCTCCAGAAAATACCGTGAGAGGCAACAGAATCAAATTGTCGTGGCTGAATAATACGTTTCGCCAATTACCTTATGATGCAACAGATGTGGTTGTTCAACAATACGCTAGAGCGTACATTTTGATCGTGATTGGCAGCATACTAATGCCAGATACATCTGCGAGTATGGTACATTTGATGTATCTTCCACTTTTAGCCGACTTGGACAACGTTAGAAGCTATAGCTGGGCATCTGCAGCTCTTTCGTGCTTGTATCGTGCCCTTGATCATGGTACAAGACTCGATCAGGACAATATCAGAGGCTGCATGATATTGTTAAGTCTTGGGCATGGGAAAGAATAA
- the LOC106762230 gene encoding endochitinase has translation MKKNRMIWSVGVMLWTLFVGGSWGEQCGRQAGGALCPGGLCCSQFGWCGSTDDYCGRGCQSQCGGGQPAPTDLTALIPRATFDQMLKHRNDGACPARGFYTYDAFIAAARAFPSFGNTGDTATRKREIAAFFGQTSHETTGGWPSAPDGPYAWGYCFLRERNPSDYCSPTPQFPCASGQQYYGRGPIQISWNYNYGQCGNAIGVDLINNPDLVATDAVVSFKSAIWFWMTPQSPKPSSHNVITSQWTPSAADVAARRLPGYGTVTNIINGGLECGRGQDSRVEDRIGFFKRYCDLLGVGYGNNLDCYSQTPFGNSVLNLHPFV, from the coding sequence ATGAAGAAGAATAGAATGATATGGAGCGTAGGAGTGATGCTGTGGACACTGTTCGTCGGAGGAAGCTGGGGAGAGCAGTGTGGACGCCAAGCAGGGGGTGCACTGTGCCCAGGGGGTCTCTGTTGCAGTCAGTTCGGCTGGTGCGGCTCCACCGATGACTACTGCGGCCGGGGTTGCCAGAGCCAGTGCGGGGGAGGACAGCCCGCTCCAACTGATCTCACCGCTCTCATACCCAGGGCCACCTTCGACCAGATGCTCAAACATCGCAATGACGGAGCCTGCCCAGCCAGAGGCTTCTACACCTACGATGCCTTCATCGCCGCTGCCAGAGCTTTCCCCAGCTTCGGCAACACCGGAGACACAGCCACTCGAAAGAGGGAGATTGCGGCCTTCTTCGGGCAAACGTCTCACGAAACAACCGGAGGATGGCCCAGTGCACCTGACGGACCATACGCATGGGGATACTGCTTCCTGAGAGAGCGGAACCCAAGCGATTACTGCTCCCCAACTCCCCAGTTCCCCTGCGCTTCTGGCCAGCAATACTATGGCAGGGGTCCCATCCAGATATCCTGGAACTACAACTACGGTCAGTGCGGAAATGCAATTGGGGTGGATTTGATCAACAATCCTGATCTCGTCGCCACTGACGCCGTCGTCTCCTTCAAGTCCGCCATCTGGTTCTGGATGACTCCACAGTCCCCCAAGCCTTCTTCTCACAACGTCATCACCTCTCAATGGACCCCCTCCGCAGCCGACGTTGCCGCCAGGAGGCTTCCGGGCTACGGCACTGTGACGAACATCATCAACGGAGGCCTGGAGTGCGGCAGAGGACAGGATAGCAGGGTGGAGGACCGCATCGGGTTCTTCAAGAGATACTGTGATCTGCTTGGTGTTGGCTATGGCAACAACCTTGACTGCTACTCTCAGACCCCATTCGGAAATTCTGTGCTTAATCTCCATCCCTTCGTCTGA
- the LOC106762229 gene encoding uncharacterized protein ycf39 has protein sequence MKMALLKAPTPQLQWRCSVAPTTLAFPSSHSISTGRGKGREWSWRVKCSSSAGAEIEKGTANFGPGSPVRPTSILVVGGTGTLGRQIVRRALDEGYDVRCLVRPRPAPADFLRDWGATVVNADLSKPETIPATLVGIHTVIDCATGRPEEPIKTVDWEGKVALIQCAKAMGIQKYVFYSIHNCDKHPEVPLMEIKYCTEKFLRDSGLNHIVIRLCGFMQGLIGQYAVPILEEKSVWGTDAPTRIAYMDTQDIARLTFIAIRNEKLIGKLLTFAGPRAWTTQEVITLCERLAGQDANVTTVPVSILRFTRQLTRVFEWTNDVADRLAFSEVLSSDTVFSVPMADTYNLLGVDSKDIVTLEKYLQDYFSNILKKLKDLKAQSKQTDIYF, from the exons ATGAAGATGGCGCTGCTCAAGGCACCCACACCCCAACTGCAATGGCGCTGCAGTGTTGCGCCCACCACGCTGGCGTTTCCTTCTTCTCATTCCATTTCTACGG GAAGGGGAAAAGGAAGAGAGTGGAGTTGGAGGGTGAAATGCAGCAGCAGTGCCGGTGCGGAGATTGAGAAAGGGACTGCCAATTTTGGGCCGGGGAGCCCAGTCAGGCCAACCAGCATTCTAGTGGTGGGGGGCACCGGAACACTTGGAAGGCAGATTGTGCGACGGGCACTCGACGAAGGCTACGACGTCAGGTGTCTGGTCAGGCCCAGGCCCGCTCCTGCTGACTTCCTTCGCGATTGGGGAGCAACCGTTGTCAAT GCTGACCTCAGTAAACCAGAGACCATTCCTGCTACCTTGGTCGGCATTCACACCGTCATTGACTGCGCCACTGGCCGTCCCGAGGAGCCTATCAAAACC GTAGACTGGGAAGGAAAAGTGGCTCTCATACAATGTGCCAAGGCAATGGGCATTCAGAAATATGTCTTCTACTCCATCCACAATTGTGACAAACATCCCGAGGTTCCCCTCATGGAAATCAAGTATTGCACTGAGAAGTTCCTCCGTGATTCTGGCCTCAATCACATCGTCATCCGCTTATGCGGTTTCATGCAG GGTCTTATTGGTCAGTACGCAGTTCCCATCCTTGAAGAAAAATCTGTTTGGGGAACTGATGCCCCCACCAGAATAGCTTACATGGATACTCAG GATATAGCTCGCTTGACATTTATAGCCATACGaaatgagaaattaattggtAAACTTCTAACATTCGCTGGTCCCCGTGCTTGGACAACCCAAGAG GTAATAACCTTGTGCGAGAGGCTCGCTGGCCAAGATGCTAATGTCACCACAGTTCCAGTCTCCATTTTAAGATTCACTCGTCAGTTGACTCGTGTTTTTGAGTGGACAAATGATGTTGCTGACAGACTCGCATTTTCAGAG GTCCTTAGCAGCGATACTGTGTTTTCTGTTCCAATGGCGGATACATATAATCTTCTTGGAGTTGATTCAAAAGACATAGTTACACTGGAAAAGTATTTGCAAGACTACTTCAGTAAcatattaaagaaattgaagGATCTCAAGGCCCAGTCAAAGCAAACAGATATTTACTTCTGA
- the LOC106760964 gene encoding G2/mitotic-specific cyclin-2: MEATKENRLPSSDLQGHPRMEENLKALHHRLPLRSINQNLMPNRSPVHSRKSKGHTVLHHQPPQPHATKKQNMLAPNPSYTFDCEIIAIDDDDEDASDNAVPEFVKHTEAMLDEIDRIEEVEMEDVQEPVLDIDACDRTDPLAVVEYIDDIYSLYKKIEDSSCVSPNYMTNQFDINERMRAILVDWLIEVHYKFELLEETLFLTVNLIDRFLERQSMIRKKLQLVGVTAMLIACKYEEVSVPTVEDFILITDKAYTRDEVLAMEKLMMNSLQFNLSVPTPYMFMRRFLKAAHCDKKLELSSFFLVELCLVEYKMLKFSPSLLAAAAIFTAQCSMYQFKQWTKTSEWYTDYSEEQLLECSRLMVTFHRKAGSGKLTGVYRKYSTWRYGCAAKVEPALFLLDN, translated from the exons ATGGAAGCCACAAAGGAAAACCGCCTGCCCTCTTCAGATCTTCAAG GGCATCCAAGAATGGAGGAGAATCTGAAGGCCCTCCATCACCGGTTGCCTCTCCGTAGCATCAATCAGAATCTTATGCCTAACAGAAGCCCTGTTCATTCCCG CAAGAGCAAAGGACACACAGTTCTGCATCATCAACCCCCTCAGCCTCAT GCAACTAAGAAACAGAACATGTTGGCTCCCAACCCGAGCTACACCTTTGACTGTGAAATCATAGCTATCGACGACGACGATGAGGATGCCAGTGACAATGCAGTTCCAGAATTCGTCAAGCATACTGAAGCCATGCTCGATGAAATAGACAGGATT GAGGAAGTTGAAATGGAAGATGTGCAGGAACCTGTTTTAGACATCGACGCCTGCGATAGGACAGACCCACTTGCAGTTGTTGAGTACATCGATGATATCTACAGCCTCTACAAGAAAATCGAG GATTCGAGCTGTGTCTCTCCAAATTACATGACTAATCAATTTGACATTAATGAGAGGATGAGAGCCATTCTTGTTGACTGGCTTATTGAG GTTCACTACAAATTTGAGCTTTTGGAGGAGACATTGTTCCTTACTGTCAATCTCATCGACAGGTTCCTGGAGCGTCAGTCAATGATCAGAAAGAAACTTCAGTTAGTCGGCGTAACAGCTATGCTAATAGCTTGTAAGTACGAGGAGGTCTCAGTCCCAACTGTTGAGGATTTTATTCTGATAACAGACAAGGCATATACAAGAGATGAAGTTTTAGCTATG GAGAAATTGATGATGAACAGTTTGCAATTCAACTTGTCGGTGCCTACTCCATACATGTTCATGAGAAGATTTCTGAAGGCAGCTCATTGTGATAAAAAG CTGGAGCTCTCGTCCTTCTTCTTGGTTGAGCTTTGCTTGGTGGAATACAAAATGCTGAAGTTTTCACCATCTTTGCTAGCTGCTGCAGCCATTTTCACAGCTCAATGTAGCATGTACCAGTTTAAGCAATGGACTAAGACCAGTGAGTGGTATACTGATTACTCAGAAGAGCAGCTTCT AGAATGCTCAAGGCTGATGGTTACTTTCCATCGGAAAGCTGGATCAGGAAAACTCACCGGTGTATATAGAAAGTACAGTACATGGAGATATGGCTGTGCCGCAAAAGTAGAGCCAGCTCTGTTTTTACTGGATAATTAA
- the LOC106762216 gene encoding sorcin, protein MENRVTLQEWFDRVDSEKSGSITAVQLKAALAVGNLQFPLSVVHQMIRMYDFDRNGTMSFQEFVALNNFLLKVQHAFSDLERGRGFLVPDDVFEALVKIGFTLDSPAFYTVCESFDQSKNGRFRLDDFISICIFLQSARNLFNSFDTAKQGRVTLDLNQFVYCTANCRI, encoded by the exons ATGGAGAACAGGGTAACATTACAAGAATGGTTTGACCGCGTTGACTCGGAGAAAAGTGGAAGCATAACGGCGGTGCAGCTGAAG GCAGCTCTGGCTGTGGGCAACCTGCAATTCCCCCTCTCAGTGGTTCACCAGATGATCag GATGTACGATTTCGACAGAAATGGTACCATGAGCTTTCAAG AATTTGTTGCACTCAACAACTTCCTTCTTAAG GTTCAACATGCATTTTCGGACCTAGAGAG GGGTCGTGGTTTTCTTGTGCCTGATGATGTATTTgag GCTTTGGTAAAAATTGGTTTCACGCTGGATTCTCCTGCTTTTTACACTGTCTGTGAG AGCTTTGATCAAAGTAAAAATGGAAGGTTTCGGCTGGACGACTTCATATCAATCTGTATATTCTTACAATCTGCACG gaatctgtttaatTCTTTTGATACAGCAAAACAAGGCAGAGTTACTCTCGATCTGAATCAATTTGTGTATTGTA CTGCCAATTGCAGAATATGA
- the LOC106762215 gene encoding protein LAZ1 isoform X1, translating to MNNTSILIQLVSSPPTWATVIAAAFLLTTLTLSMYLLFEHLSAYKNPEEQKFLIGVILMVPCYSIESFVSLVNPSIGVDCEILRDCYESFAMYCFGRYLVACLGGEERTIQFMERQARLSVKIPLLQHSSDKATINHPFPLNYFFKPWKLGHRFYQIVKFGIVQYMLIKAFTAILAVILEAFGVYCEGEFKVGCGYPYTAVVLNFSQSWALYCLVQFYTVTKDELAHIKPLAKFLTFKSIVFLTWWQGVAIALLCTFGLFKSPIAQGLQFKSSVQDFIICIEMGIASIVHLYVFPAKPYELMGDRFPGSVSVLGDYSADCPLDPDEIRDSERPTKLRLPTPDDDTKSGMTIRESVRDVVIGGGGYIVKDVKFTVHQAVEPVEKGITKFNEKLHRISENIKKHDKDGRRTKDDSCIASSLPARRVIRGIDDPLLNGSVSDSGMLRGKKHRKKSGCASGESGGESSSDQSFGGYQIRGRRWVTKE from the exons ATGAACAACACCAGCATTCTCATCCAATTGGTTTCCTCGCCTCCCACATGGGCAACTGTAATCGCAGCCGCATTTCTCCTCACTACCCTCACCCTCTCCATGTATCTTCTGTTCGAGCATCTTTCCGCTTACAAGAATCCCGAGGAGCAGAAGTTTTTGATTGGGGTTATCCTTATGGTTCCCTGTTATTCTATTGAATCG TTTGTATCATTGGTCAATCCATCAATCGGGGTCGATTGCGAGATTCTCCGGGACTGCTATGAATCCTTTGCCATGTATTGCTTTGGAAGATACCTTGTTGCCTGCCTTGGTGGCGAGGAACGGACCATTCAGTTTATGGAAAGACAGGCTCGTCTCTCTGTTAAAATTCCTCTTCTGCAACATTCTTCTGACAAGGCCACTATTAACCATCCCTTTCCTCTCAACTACTTCTTTAAACCCTGGAAACTCGGTCATCGCTTCTACCAAATTGTTAAATTTGGCATTGTTCAATAT ATGCTAATCAAAGCTTTCACTGCTATTCTCGCTGTAATTCTTGAAGCCTTTGGAGTCTACTGTGAAGGAGAATTTAAAGTAGGATGTGG GTATCCTTATACGGCAGTNGTTCTGAATTTTAGTCAGTCGTGGGCTTTGTACTGCCTTGTTCAGTTTTATACTGTTACAAAGGATGAACTGGCTCATATAAAACCGTTGGCCAAGTTTTTGACATTTAAATCAATTGTGTTCCTCACTTGGTGGCAAGGTGTGGCAATTGCTCTCCTGTGCACCTTTGGTCTGTTCAAAAGTCCCATTGCTCAAGGCTTGCAGTTCAAGTCAAGTGTCCAAGATTTCATCATTTGCATTGAG ATGGGAATTGCTTCCATAGTTCACCTGTATGTGTTTCCAGCCAAGCCTTATGAGCTAATGGGAGACCGCTTTCCTGGAAGCGTTTCAGTTCTGGGAGATTACTCTGCTGACTGTCCTCTGGACCCTGATGAAATTAGGGACAGTGAGAGACCCACAAAGCTGCGTCTTCCTACACCAGATGATGATACCAAGAGTGGGATGACAATTAGAGAGAGTGTTCGTGATGTTGTTATTGGTGGTGGTGGATAT ATTGTTAAGGACGTGAAGTTCACTGTTCATCAAGCTGTGGAGCCCGTGGAAAAGGGGATTACTAAATTCAATGAAAAACTACATAGAATCTCCGAAAATATTAAGAAACATGACAAAGATGGAAGAAGAACCAAGGATGATAGTTGCATTGCCTCATCATTACCTGCAAGGAGAGTGATTCGGGGAATTGATGACCCCCTCTTGAATGGGAGTGTCAGCGATAGTGGCATGTTGAGGGGGAAGAAACACAGAAAGAAATCTGGATGTGCAAGTGGAGAGAGTGGAGGTGAGAGCAGTAGTGATCAAAGCTTTGGAGGCTACCAGATTAGAGGCCGTAGGTGGGTAACTAAAGAGTAA